One Thiocapsa sp. genomic window carries:
- a CDS encoding RNA-binding protein: MNIYVGNLAYGVTQDELKTAFSAYGEISSVNLITDKFTGESKGFGFVEMPNNSEADAAIKGLNETPLKGRNLKVNQAKPRGERPSRGPRW; encoded by the coding sequence ATGAATATTTACGTTGGCAACCTGGCCTACGGCGTGACCCAAGACGAGCTGAAGACCGCATTCTCCGCCTATGGCGAGATCTCGAGCGTGAATTTGATCACCGACAAGTTCACCGGCGAATCCAAGGGCTTCGGCTTTGTCGAGATGCCGAACAACTCCGAGGCCGATGCCGCCATCAAGGGGCTGAACGAGACGCCGCTGAAGGGCCGCAATCTGAAGGTCAACCAAGCCAAGCCACGCGGTGAGCGTCCCTCACGCGGGCCGCGCTGGTAA
- a CDS encoding DEAD/DEAH box helicase, whose translation MSFDSLGLQADLLRAVATQRYARPTPIQLQAIPEILAGHDLLAGAQTGTGKTAAFVLPLLQRLSEKGHPQRHPRALILTPTRELAAQVGERVHAYGLHLPLRSAIVFGGVGMQPQINQLQRGVDVLVATPGRLLDHAGRRTVDLSRVEILVLDEADRMLDMGFIHDIRRIIQLLPERRQNLLFSATYSDDIRRLADGLLKRPKLIEVARRNMAAESVTQAAHPVDKARKRDLLAHLFRSEGWHQVLVFTRTKAGANRLVEHLGREGITAAAIHGNKSQSARTRALDDFKRGSVRALVATDIAARGLDIVDLPQVVNFELPNVAEDYVHRIGRTGRAGAGGKALSLVSHDEQGLLQGIQRLLRKEISMNPVVGFEPSLVPPECEPDRSLGGRRDSRGPSRPARKPAAAASPAAKRPWRGGDRRGRAVTP comes from the coding sequence ATGTCATTCGATTCACTCGGCCTTCAGGCCGACTTGCTGCGTGCCGTGGCAACGCAGCGTTATGCCCGTCCGACCCCGATTCAACTGCAGGCAATACCGGAGATCTTAGCCGGTCACGACCTGCTTGCCGGGGCTCAAACCGGAACAGGCAAGACGGCGGCCTTCGTGCTGCCGCTCTTGCAGCGACTCTCCGAAAAAGGTCACCCGCAACGTCATCCGCGTGCACTGATCTTGACGCCGACGCGCGAGCTGGCGGCCCAGGTCGGCGAGCGTGTGCATGCCTACGGCCTGCACCTGCCTTTGCGCTCGGCGATCGTCTTCGGCGGTGTCGGTATGCAGCCTCAGATCAATCAGCTGCAGCGGGGCGTCGACGTTCTGGTCGCAACTCCGGGACGCCTGCTCGATCATGCAGGCCGACGCACCGTCGATCTGTCTCGCGTGGAGATCCTCGTCTTGGACGAGGCCGATCGCATGCTGGATATGGGCTTCATCCACGACATTCGGCGCATCATTCAGCTGCTCCCCGAGCGGCGTCAGAATCTGCTGTTTTCGGCGACCTACTCCGACGACATCAGGCGTTTGGCCGACGGACTGCTCAAGCGGCCGAAGCTGATCGAGGTCGCACGCCGCAACATGGCCGCCGAATCGGTCACGCAGGCGGCACATCCGGTCGACAAGGCCCGCAAGCGCGATTTGCTCGCGCACCTCTTCCGCAGCGAGGGTTGGCATCAGGTGCTGGTGTTCACGCGGACCAAGGCCGGCGCCAACCGGCTGGTCGAGCACCTGGGCAGAGAGGGCATCACGGCCGCAGCCATCCACGGCAACAAGAGCCAATCGGCCCGAACGCGCGCCTTGGATGATTTCAAGCGCGGGAGCGTCCGGGCATTGGTGGCGACGGATATCGCCGCGCGGGGATTGGATATCGTCGATCTGCCCCAAGTGGTGAATTTCGAGCTGCCGAACGTCGCCGAGGATTATGTGCACCGTATCGGGCGGACCGGTCGAGCAGGTGCCGGCGGCAAGGCCCTATCCTTGGTCAGTCATGACGAGCAAGGTTTGCTGCAGGGGATTCAGCGGCTCCTGCGCAAAGAGATTTCGATGAATCCCGTGGTCGGTTTCGAGCCGTCGCTGGTTCCGCCCGAGTGCGAGCCGGATCGAAGCCTCGGCGGACGCCGTGATTCGCGTGGACCGAGCCGACCGGCACGCAAGCCGGCGGCGGCCGCTTCGCCGGCGGCGAAGCGGCCATGGCGTGGGGGAGACCGGCGTGGGCGCGCCGTGACGCCCTAA
- a CDS encoding H-NS histone family protein, protein MEYANLSVDEIQQQLAEIESSKAELKRALEVRRQEAKSDVAQQIRGLIAQYGYELEDILPLVESKRRRAVGSVRRSPTGGRQYTRYVDPENGDNVYVRGVLPGWMKQKMAEQGYDPSSKTDREAFKSSYLQAVDA, encoded by the coding sequence GTGGAGTACGCTAACCTTAGCGTCGACGAGATTCAGCAGCAGCTTGCCGAGATCGAAAGCAGCAAGGCTGAGCTGAAGCGCGCACTGGAAGTACGTCGTCAGGAGGCGAAATCGGATGTCGCTCAACAGATCAGGGGTCTGATCGCGCAATACGGCTACGAATTGGAAGACATTCTGCCTCTGGTAGAATCCAAGCGTCGGCGTGCAGTCGGCTCGGTCCGGCGTTCGCCCACCGGAGGTCGGCAGTATACGCGATATGTCGATCCCGAGAATGGCGACAACGTCTATGTGCGTGGCGTTCTTCCCGGTTGGATGAAGCAGAAGATGGCGGAGCAGGGCTACGATCCGTCTTCCAAGACCGATCGCGAAGCCTTCAAATCCAGCTATCTCCAAGCGGTCGACGCCTAG